A region from the Alphaproteobacteria bacterium genome encodes:
- the tuf gene encoding elongation factor Tu (EF-Tu; promotes GTP-dependent binding of aminoacyl-tRNA to the A-site of ribosomes during protein biosynthesis; when the tRNA anticodon matches the mRNA codon, GTP hydrolysis results; the inactive EF-Tu-GDP leaves the ribosome and release of GDP is promoted by elongation factor Ts; many prokaryotes have two copies of the gene encoding EF-Tu): protein EMVMPGDNVTVKVELIAPIAMDEGLRFAIREGGRTVGAGVVSKIIK, encoded by the coding sequence GAGATGGTCATGCCTGGCGACAACGTCACCGTCAAGGTTGAATTGATTGCACCAATCGCCATGGACGAAGGCTTACGCTTTGCCATCCGTGAAGGTGGTCGTACCGTTGGGGCCGGTGTTGTCTCTAAGATTATAAAGTAA